The nucleotide sequence GGCCGACAGCGGCGCCGAGCCCTCGGCCTTGTTGCTGATGGTCACGTAGACCTTCTGCCCGGCGGCCGCCGTGCCGGCCATCACCCGCGCCAGCGCGGCCCGGGTGTCCGGGTCGGCATCGCGCAGCCGATCGAACGGCGCGTACACGCGCTCGGCCTCTTCGTAGCCGTAGGCGCCGTGCCGGCGGTGGTAGTTCCAGCGGCACACCAGCGGCCCGGGCCAGAGTGCCCGCAGCAGCGGCAGTTGCGCTTCCAGCGGCGGCAGCTTGGCATGCACGCCCAGGCAGTAGGTGGCGCCATGGCGGCGCAGCAGCGCCGCGAATTCGGGCGTAAGCAGGGCGGCGTCGCGCACCTCCACGGCGATGATGCCGTCCGGGGCCTGCGGACGCAGCGAGGGCAGGGCGCCGAGCATCGCGTCCAGCCGGGCATGCAGCCGCGGCAGGTCGACCAGCCAGCGCGCGGGCAGCGGGCTGAGCTGGAACACCAGGGCGCCGCAGTGCTCGCCCAGGCCTTCCAGCGCCGGCTGGACGAAGCCCTGCACGGCCAGCTCGGGATCGAGGAAGTGCGGATTGGAGGCGGTGCCACGGCCGTCTTCGCCGCGCACGGTCGCGTCGGTGACCAGGCTGGGCGCCTTGGCCACGAAGCGGAAATGCGGCGGCACCTGGGCCGCGTAGCGCGCGTAATCCGCCACCGCCAGCGGCTGGTAGAAGTTGCGGTCGATGCTGACGGTGCGCAGCAGCGGATGCCGCGCATAGGCCTCCAGGCCGCGTTTGGCCAGCACGCTGGCGTCGTATGCGCCGTCCCACACGAAACCGGCCCAGCCCGGGTAGCTCCAGGACGAGCTGCCGATGCGCACGTGCGCCGGCAGTCGGGCGGCCAGGGCCGGCAGCTCGTCCGGCACGGACGCGGCCACCACCCCCGCGGCGGGCTTGCGCGCGCGGGCTGTGGGCTTGGCCGCGGGCCGCGCCGCGGCGGGAAGGTCCGCCTCGGCGAGCTCGGGAAACAACGAGTCCTGCATGCACTACCATTGTTCTTCAAGCCCGAACGGCCTGCAAGCATTGCGCATGCTGGCCCTGGCGCTCTGAATGTAATAGCAGCTTCGGCTTGTGCCAGGCGCTGCGCTACGATCCGTGCCCATGTACCTGCCGCGCCACTTCGAATCCGAGGACGCCGCCCTCGCCCGAGAGCTGATGCGCGCGCATCCCTTCGCCAGCCTGATCTCCACCGACGACGATGGCCTGCCTTTCGTCACCCACCTGCCGCTTCACTTGGAGGAGCAGCCGGCCGCCGAAGGCGACACCGGTCTGGCGCTGCTGGGGCACTGCGCCCGGCCCAATCCGCACTGGCGCTACCTGCACCAGCGCCCCCGGGCGCTGGTGACCTTCCTGGGGCCGCACGCCTACCTGTCGCCGCGCGTCTACCCGGACCGGCAGCGCGTGCCGAGCTGGAACTACCTGGCGGTGCACTGCACGGTGCAGGCCTCGCTGGTCGAGGAGCCCGAGGCCAAGGACCGGCTGCTCAAACAGTTGATCGGCGACCATGAACCGGCCTATGCGGCCCAATGGCGCGGGCTTGGCGAGGATTTCCAGCACAAGCTGCTGGCCGGCATCGTGGGCTTCGAGCTGCGCATCACGGCGCTGCAGTGCAAGGTCAAGCTGAACCAGCACCGGCCGGAGGCGCACGAGGCCATGAAGGCCGGCTATGCCCAGGGCAGCGAGGACGAGCGCGCGCTGGCCCGCTGGATGGATCGTTTGCAAACGAGGAGGTGAGACATGCGCATGGTATTTGGCGTGCTGGGGCTGCTGCTGGTGGTGGCCATCGTGGGTGTGCTGGCGAAAAAGCAACTGACTTCCGTGGCCGGGACCTCCGGGGCGCCAGGGGCGGTGTCGGCCAGCGGATCGGCCCCGGCCGCGCCGGCGCAGCAGGTCCAGCAATTCCAGCAGGCGGTGCAGGGCGCCATGCAGCAGGCCCGGCCGATGCCGGACGACAAATGACACGCCAGTGACGGCCGCCGCGGACGACCTGCACTTCATGGGCCTGGCGCTGGACCAGGCGCGGCAGGCCCAGGCCGCCGGCGAGGTTCCGGTGGGCGCGGTGATCGTGCGGGACGGGCAGGTGATCGCCACCGGACGCAATGCGCCCGTGACCGCGCATGATCCGACCGCGCACGCCGAGATCGCCGCCCTGCGCGCCGCGGCGGCGGCCCTGGGCAACTACCGGCTGGACGGCTGCGACCTGTACGTGACGCTGGAACCCTGCGCCATGTGCAGCGGCGCCATGCTGCACGCGCGCCTGCGGCGGGTGGTGTTCGGCGCGCCCGACCCCAAGACCGGCGCGGCCGGCTCGGTGCTGGACCTGTTCGCCGAACGCCGGCTGAACCATCACACCCAGGTGCAGGGCGGCGTGCGGGCCGGGGACTGCGGCCGGCTGCTGTCCGATTTCTTCCAGCAGCGACGCACGCAGGCCCGTGTGGCGCAGCAGCCTTTGCGCGAGGACGCGCTGCGCACGCCCGAAGAACGTTTCGCCGGCCTGCCCGACTACCCCTGGGCGCCCAACTACCTGAGCGACCTGCCGGCCCTGGCCGGGCTGCGCCTGCACTACCTGGACGAAGGCCCGCGCGCCGGCGCGTCGGTCTGGCTGTGCCTGCATGGCAACCCGGCCTGGAGCTACCTGTACCGCAGGATGATCCCGGTGTTCCTGGCCGCCGGCCACCGCGTGGTGGCGCCGGACCTGGTGGGTTTCGGCAAGAGCGACAAGCCCAAGAAGGAGGGCGCCCACAGCTTCGGCTGGCATCGCCGGGTGCTGCTGGAATTCGTGGATCGCCTCGACCTGCGGGAGGTGGTGCTGGTGGTGCAGGACTGGGGCGGGCTGCTGGGCCTGACCCTGCCCATGGCCGCGCCGCAGCGTTACCGCGGCCTGCTGGTGATGAACACCCTGCTGGCCACCGGCGATGCGCCGCTGAGCCCCGGTTTCCTGGCCTGGCGGCAGATGTGCGCCCACAACCCCGAGTTCGACATCGGCCGCCTGCTCGCCCGCGGCAACCCGCAGCTGCGGCCGGAAGAATGCGCCGCGTACAACGCCCCGTTTCCCGACCGAGGCTATCGCGCGGCGCTGCGCGCCTTTCCGCCCATGGTGCCGGAGTTCCCGGAATCCGACGGCGCCGCGCTGTCCCGCCAGGCGCGCGAGTTCTGGTCGCGGCAATGGTCGGGCAAAAGCCTGATGGCCATAGGCGCGCAGGATCCCGTGCTGGGCCCACCCGTGATGCAGGCCTTGCACCCGCTCATCCGAGGCTGCCCGGAACCCATCGTGGTCGACCAGGCCGGCCATTTCGTGCAGGAGCACGGACAGGGCATCGCCGAGCAGGCGGTGCGGCATTTCAGCTGACCCACACAGGACCCTCTTTCCTTGAGCCACATCTACATCTTCTCGCCCTCCAGCGCCGTGCGCGACAAGCCGGCCGTGCGCCGCGGCATCGCGCGCCTGCGCGCCCTGGGCCACGAGGTCGAACTGGACGAGGCGGCGCTGACCGCCCGCATGCGCTTCGCCGGCGACGACGAGACCCGCCTGGGGGCCATCCATCGGGCCGCGGCCAGCGGCGCGGACATCGCGATGATCACGCGCGGCGGTTACGGCCTCACCCGGCTGCTGCCGGCCATCCGCTACAAGGAGGTGGCCCGGGCCGTCGAGCGTGGCCTGAAGTTCGTCGGCCTGAGCGACTTCACGGCGTTCCAGAACGCCATGCTGGCCCGCGCAGGCGCCGTCACCTGGTCGGGGCCGGCGCTGGGCGAGGACTTCGGTACCGAGGCCGAGCCGGACGAGATCATGCAGGCCTGCTTCGAGGACCTGGCGAGCGGGCAGGGCGAGGGCACGGGCTGGCGCCTGTCACGCGCCGAGCGCCAGGAGGGCCTGCTGGAGCTGCGCGGCCAGCTCTGGGGCGGCAACCTGGCCATCCTGGCCGCGCTGGCCGGCACGCCGTATCTGCCCGAAGCCAAGGGCGGCATCCTGTTCATCGAGGATGTGCACGAGCATCCGTACCGCGTCGAACGCATGCTCACCCAGTTGCTGTACGCCGGCGTGCTGGCGAGGCAGAAGGCCATCGTGTTCGGCCAGTTCACCAATTACCGCCTGATGCCCCACGACAAGGGGTTCAAGCTGCAGACGGTGGTCGAGTGGCTGCGCCGGCAGGTCAAGGCCCCGGTGCTGACCGGGCTGCCCTTCGGCCATGTGCCTACCAAGGTGTTGCTGCCGGTGGGCGCGCCCGTGCAGCTGACGGTGGAAGGCGCCGATGCCTTCCTGCTCTGGGGACACCGCCACTGACAGGCGGCAGGCCCGGGTTCAGTTGACCAGCGGGCTGGGACGGGAATGCAGGCTGCTGGGCAGCAGGCCCTGGAACATGCGCGAGACCGATTGCAGCTTCTCGCGGGCGTGGGCTTCGCCCTCCATGGCGGCCAGCACGGCCATCAGGTCGCCGCGCAGGTACCACAGGCCCTGCACATCACCGGCATAGCGGATGCGACGGGTCACATGGGGATAGCTGTTGCGGCCCTGGTCGCCCAGC is from Ramlibacter tataouinensis TTB310 and encodes:
- a CDS encoding DUF72 domain-containing protein encodes the protein MQDSLFPELAEADLPAAARPAAKPTARARKPAAGVVAASVPDELPALAARLPAHVRIGSSSWSYPGWAGFVWDGAYDASVLAKRGLEAYARHPLLRTVSIDRNFYQPLAVADYARYAAQVPPHFRFVAKAPSLVTDATVRGEDGRGTASNPHFLDPELAVQGFVQPALEGLGEHCGALVFQLSPLPARWLVDLPRLHARLDAMLGALPSLRPQAPDGIIAVEVRDAALLTPEFAALLRRHGATYCLGVHAKLPPLEAQLPLLRALWPGPLVCRWNYHRRHGAYGYEEAERVYAPFDRLRDADPDTRAALARVMAGTAAAGQKVYVTISNKAEGSAPLSAFALAQAFDEAMAARAAGR
- a CDS encoding LD-carboxypeptidase; amino-acid sequence: MSHIYIFSPSSAVRDKPAVRRGIARLRALGHEVELDEAALTARMRFAGDDETRLGAIHRAAASGADIAMITRGGYGLTRLLPAIRYKEVARAVERGLKFVGLSDFTAFQNAMLARAGAVTWSGPALGEDFGTEAEPDEIMQACFEDLASGQGEGTGWRLSRAERQEGLLELRGQLWGGNLAILAALAGTPYLPEAKGGILFIEDVHEHPYRVERMLTQLLYAGVLARQKAIVFGQFTNYRLMPHDKGFKLQTVVEWLRRQVKAPVLTGLPFGHVPTKVLLPVGAPVQLTVEGADAFLLWGHRH
- a CDS encoding FMN-binding negative transcriptional regulator gives rise to the protein MYLPRHFESEDAALARELMRAHPFASLISTDDDGLPFVTHLPLHLEEQPAAEGDTGLALLGHCARPNPHWRYLHQRPRALVTFLGPHAYLSPRVYPDRQRVPSWNYLAVHCTVQASLVEEPEAKDRLLKQLIGDHEPAYAAQWRGLGEDFQHKLLAGIVGFELRITALQCKVKLNQHRPEAHEAMKAGYAQGSEDERALARWMDRLQTRR
- the tadA gene encoding tRNA adenosine(34) deaminase TadA translates to MTAAADDLHFMGLALDQARQAQAAGEVPVGAVIVRDGQVIATGRNAPVTAHDPTAHAEIAALRAAAAALGNYRLDGCDLYVTLEPCAMCSGAMLHARLRRVVFGAPDPKTGAAGSVLDLFAERRLNHHTQVQGGVRAGDCGRLLSDFFQQRRTQARVAQQPLREDALRTPEERFAGLPDYPWAPNYLSDLPALAGLRLHYLDEGPRAGASVWLCLHGNPAWSYLYRRMIPVFLAAGHRVVAPDLVGFGKSDKPKKEGAHSFGWHRRVLLEFVDRLDLREVVLVVQDWGGLLGLTLPMAAPQRYRGLLVMNTLLATGDAPLSPGFLAWRQMCAHNPEFDIGRLLARGNPQLRPEECAAYNAPFPDRGYRAALRAFPPMVPEFPESDGAALSRQAREFWSRQWSGKSLMAIGAQDPVLGPPVMQALHPLIRGCPEPIVVDQAGHFVQEHGQGIAEQAVRHFS